Proteins encoded by one window of Patescibacteria group bacterium:
- the hisS gene encoding histidine--tRNA ligase, with product MMKPSMEKEKKEPSKAKFTQPRLVRGMKDILPSEQAYWDWIRTRVFELARDYSFGHITTPVLEQEALFVRSIGEGTDIVEKEMFAFSDQGEDKLVMRPEATASIVRAYNEHGMVNLPQPVKLFYYGPMFRRERPQAGRYREFNQYGFEVLGEEQPIVDAQLMVMAYNFFKELGLPVSLQVNSLGNAASRTKYRKELNDYFKPRRNQLCDDCKKRLLTNPLRVLDCKVPTCQELAVDAPQIVDYLDEVDNKHFTQVLEYLEELEVPYILNPRIIRGLDYYSRTTFEIWPENEADARQSTLGGGGRYDGLAEMLGGRPTPACGFAVGIERVILKLKEAGLTTPSLPAPEVYVAQLGDQSRRKALLLYERLRREGFLVAENFSKEGIKAQLESANRQDIKIALILGQKENIDGTILIRDMESGTQEVLNFEKVTNELKRRLRKNGNGATNGNGTTEKPPVA from the coding sequence ATGATGAAACCATCTATGGAAAAGGAAAAGAAAGAACCCAGCAAGGCCAAATTCACCCAGCCGCGGCTGGTGCGGGGTATGAAAGATATCCTGCCCAGCGAACAGGCTTATTGGGATTGGATTCGCACGCGGGTGTTTGAATTGGCGCGGGATTACAGCTTTGGCCATATTACCACGCCGGTATTGGAACAAGAGGCCCTGTTTGTCCGATCGATCGGCGAGGGCACTGACATCGTGGAAAAAGAAATGTTTGCTTTTTCCGACCAGGGCGAGGACAAGCTGGTCATGCGTCCCGAAGCCACCGCTTCGATTGTGCGCGCCTACAATGAACACGGCATGGTCAATCTGCCCCAGCCGGTTAAATTATTTTATTACGGCCCGATGTTCCGGCGGGAACGGCCCCAGGCCGGGCGATATCGGGAATTCAACCAATACGGTTTCGAAGTATTGGGCGAGGAACAGCCGATCGTAGACGCCCAATTGATGGTCATGGCCTATAATTTCTTCAAAGAACTGGGCTTGCCGGTCAGTCTTCAGGTCAATAGCTTGGGCAATGCCGCCAGCCGCACCAAATACCGCAAGGAACTAAACGATTACTTCAAGCCTCGTCGCAATCAGCTGTGCGATGATTGCAAAAAGCGTTTATTGACCAACCCACTGCGGGTGCTGGATTGCAAAGTGCCGACCTGCCAAGAGTTGGCCGTGGACGCACCGCAAATCGTGGATTATCTCGATGAGGTAGACAATAAGCACTTTACGCAAGTATTGGAATATCTCGAAGAGCTGGAAGTGCCGTATATCCTGAATCCGCGCATTATTCGCGGGCTGGATTATTATTCGCGCACCACGTTTGAAATCTGGCCGGAAAACGAAGCCGATGCCCGGCAAAGTACGCTGGGCGGCGGCGGCCGCTATGACGGTTTGGCTGAAATGCTGGGCGGACGGCCCACGCCGGCCTGTGGATTCGCGGTCGGGATCGAACGGGTGATATTGAAACTGAAAGAAGCCGGTCTCACTACACCCAGTCTGCCGGCACCAGAAGTATACGTGGCTCAACTGGGCGACCAGTCCCGCCGCAAGGCCCTGTTGCTCTACGAGCGTCTGCGCCGCGAAGGTTTCCTGGTGGCGGAAAACTTTTCCAAGGAGGGGATCAAGGCGCAATTGGAATCGGCCAACCGCCAGGATATCAAGATCGCGTTGATCCTGGGCCAAAAGGAAAATATCGATGGCACGATCCTGATCCGCGACATGGAAAGCGGCACCCAGGAAGTGCTGAACTTCGAAAAGGTGACCAATGAGCTCAAGCGCCGATTGCGCAAGAATGGCAATGGCGCCACGAACGGAAATGGCACCACCGAGAAGCCGCCAGTGGCTTAA
- a CDS encoding class I SAM-dependent methyltransferase, whose product MDNSQKAVQVYNKIAEDYASVFSKPSEYLDEFLELVPTNGKILDVGCGNGVDCLYVKQKGFNVVGVDMSAKMLEIARSKAPGIEYRQGDMRNLQFHENEFDGIIASCSLIHIPKQDVPKTLQRFTGFLKQDGAIYIQLQSGTSEEVFVDEPFKPDEKLFVNVISPDEIELLLRNAGFEIVHKHEIQSLKKEELDYTHLIVIARYTSAHKNIT is encoded by the coding sequence ATGGACAACAGCCAAAAAGCAGTTCAGGTATACAACAAAATAGCTGAGGACTATGCTAGTGTGTTTTCGAAACCTTCGGAATATCTTGATGAGTTTTTGGAACTCGTACCAACCAATGGAAAGATTCTCGATGTTGGCTGTGGCAACGGCGTTGATTGCCTTTATGTGAAACAAAAAGGCTTCAATGTTGTCGGTGTCGACATGTCAGCAAAGATGCTTGAAATCGCACGAAGCAAGGCTCCAGGTATTGAATATCGTCAGGGAGACATGAGGAACCTTCAGTTCCATGAAAACGAATTCGACGGTATTATTGCTTCTTGCTCTCTAATACATATCCCAAAACAGGACGTTCCAAAAACTCTACAGCGGTTTACGGGGTTTCTCAAACAAGATGGGGCGATCTACATTCAGTTACAGTCCGGTACGTCAGAGGAGGTCTTTGTCGATGAACCCTTCAAGCCTGACGAAAAGCTATTTGTGAACGTCATTTCGCCTGACGAAATCGAACTGCTTTTACGCAACGCTGGTTTTGAGATTGTACATAAACATGAAATACAATCACTGAAAAAAGAGGAGCTAGACTATACTCACTTAATCGTCATTGCCCGATATACCAGCGCCCACAAAAACATCACATAA
- a CDS encoding class I SAM-dependent methyltransferase has product MPNVAHRIRNNQRAWDRVADLFLEATALPAWAVFGVGKDLGLIPTIKGKSFLEIGCGSGRSIAYLARHGAKKIYAIDASPTQIREAAKFNHVAHQRETVKLFTGPMEKKYPIPPVDIVFSIYGLGWTQRPEITLRHIYRYLKPGGRFIWSWDHALFFDVGYEKDKFVVQHSYHDERVLHRKDWKRPGVNIFITYRKTETWFRLLTEAGFNIIEYHEPKPKNTDRAHRDPKKYYSLQKAKLIPASFIFVCQKPIKS; this is encoded by the coding sequence ATGCCAAACGTTGCACACAGAATAAGAAACAACCAGCGAGCATGGGATAGAGTAGCCGATCTTTTTCTGGAAGCTACCGCCCTACCAGCGTGGGCTGTCTTTGGTGTTGGAAAAGATTTAGGGCTTATCCCAACAATTAAAGGGAAATCGTTCCTAGAAATAGGGTGTGGCAGCGGGCGATCAATCGCATACCTAGCGCGCCATGGAGCAAAGAAAATTTACGCCATTGACGCATCACCCACACAAATACGCGAAGCCGCAAAATTCAATCACGTCGCACATCAGCGAGAAACCGTAAAATTGTTTACTGGTCCGATGGAAAAAAAGTACCCGATTCCACCAGTAGACATAGTTTTTTCAATTTACGGGCTGGGTTGGACACAAAGACCAGAAATTACTTTGAGACACATTTATCGCTACCTGAAGCCTGGGGGACGATTCATTTGGAGCTGGGACCACGCTCTCTTTTTCGATGTAGGTTATGAAAAGGATAAATTCGTCGTTCAGCATTCGTATCACGATGAGCGTGTATTACACCGTAAAGATTGGAAAAGACCTGGAGTCAATATATTCATTACCTATCGCAAAACTGAAACATGGTTTCGGCTTTTGACCGAAGCAGGATTTAATATTATCGAATACCACGAGCCAAAGCCAAAAAACACCGATCGTGCTCATCGTGATCCCAAAAAATATTACTCCCTCCAGAAGGCAAAACTCATACCCGCATCATTTATTTTTGTCTGTCAGAAACCAATAAAGTCTTGA
- a CDS encoding YbaK/EbsC family protein, whose amino-acid sequence MNSIKSIEYLKGKNVSFRVIKFAKIPKTAADVERIYNCPLREVLKALLFIGKDKPFLVVLEGDKRLDYKKLGPVVQEEKMRMARLEEVLEITGYSVGSVSPFSLKQDILKIMDNNVFKNKKINIGSGDPYAGIEMESVELRKAWDGRFAEISG is encoded by the coding sequence ATGAATAGCATCAAAAGCATTGAATACCTGAAAGGCAAAAACGTTTCTTTTCGGGTCATCAAATTTGCCAAAATTCCTAAGACCGCCGCCGATGTTGAACGCATATACAACTGTCCCTTGAGAGAGGTTTTGAAAGCCCTACTATTCATTGGTAAAGACAAGCCCTTTCTCGTGGTTCTAGAGGGCGACAAACGATTAGACTACAAAAAACTGGGTCCGGTTGTTCAAGAGGAGAAAATGAGAATGGCTAGACTAGAGGAGGTATTGGAAATCACCGGTTATTCGGTCGGTAGCGTGTCGCCATTCTCACTAAAGCAAGACATCCTAAAGATCATGGACAACAACGTATTCAAGAACAAAAAGATCAACATCGGTAGTGGTGATCCTTATGCAGGAATCGAAATGGAATCCGTGGAATTACGAAAGGCGTGGGATGGCAGATTTGCTGAAATCTCGGGATAA
- a CDS encoding class I SAM-dependent methyltransferase, which produces MKRTLEKEIMDDKEQVTAYARADFSTTNNLFIAKVSRYNRKNILDLGCGPADIPIILAGNNPNIRITAVDASSEMLDYARKQIKSRKLDKNITLVKGKIPGLAKSLNNRRYDFIISKDLLHHLPQPAPFWEEIKKLSNKGTAVMVMDLIRPDNKEQARKMVESGAKNEAKILKTDFYNSLLAAFTIKEIKQQLKTAKLNLKVENIGSRHFLVKGKM; this is translated from the coding sequence ATGAAAAGAACCCTGGAAAAAGAGATAATGGACGACAAAGAACAGGTTACCGCCTACGCCCGGGCTGATTTTTCTACGACAAATAATTTATTTATTGCCAAAGTATCCAGATATAACAGAAAAAATATATTGGACCTGGGCTGTGGCCCGGCTGATATTCCAATCATTCTGGCCGGAAACAATCCCAATATCAGAATCACGGCGGTTGACGCGTCCAGTGAGATGTTGGACTATGCCAGAAAACAAATAAAGTCGCGCAAACTGGATAAAAACATTACTTTGGTTAAGGGTAAAATTCCGGGGTTAGCCAAATCACTAAACAACCGACGATACGATTTTATTATTTCCAAAGATTTACTGCATCACTTGCCGCAACCGGCACCGTTTTGGGAGGAAATCAAAAAGCTATCCAACAAAGGAACGGCGGTAATGGTCATGGACTTAATCAGACCCGATAATAAGGAACAGGCGAGAAAAATGGTTGAATCGGGTGCCAAGAATGAAGCGAAGATATTAAAAACTGATTTCTATAATTCCTTATTAGCCGCTTTTACCATTAAAGAAATTAAACAGCAGTTAAAAACGGCCAAATTGAATCTTAAGGTGGAAAATATAGGCAGCCGGCATTTTTTGGTCAAGGGTAAAATGTAA
- a CDS encoding NUDIX domain-containing protein — MADFNKIGVLILNEDATKFLVCEVHPRVLPPTYLMPGGVFHEDSIEECIANEIKEELDSAVDTSTIEFIGEYIDVAATNPDKTVAIQLYKGALLNEPKPSSEVKQLHWIGKEGENLEVVSPIIRNKIIPDLIKRGILK; from the coding sequence ATGGCAGACTTCAATAAAATCGGCGTACTAATACTAAACGAGGACGCGACGAAATTCCTGGTTTGCGAAGTGCATCCACGGGTTCTGCCACCAACATATCTCATGCCGGGCGGTGTTTTCCACGAGGATTCGATCGAAGAGTGCATCGCCAATGAAATAAAGGAAGAGCTGGACAGCGCAGTCGATACTTCCACAATAGAGTTTATTGGCGAGTATATCGATGTGGCCGCGACCAATCCCGATAAAACGGTGGCTATTCAACTCTACAAAGGTGCGTTATTAAATGAGCCAAAGCCATCTTCCGAGGTTAAGCAGCTTCATTGGATCGGCAAAGAAGGGGAGAACCTTGAAGTTGTATCGCCGATTATCCGGAATAAGATTATTCCCGATCTCATCAAACGAGGTATATTGAAATAA
- a CDS encoding NUDIX domain-containing protein — MSKLDLQNGIIKNSRGLVYKVENGQRFFLLTQELDGIYTLPGGCKDLDDVDSLSAMQREIKEELNLNTTDYEIRGSDIQKTYQNVYPDPTSERFGKDTIICLFLIQCIDSQSIKLSDDIKSFQWFNEIDALKSLTTNHMKEMFRLGMELLQK; from the coding sequence ATGTCCAAACTAGATCTCCAAAACGGCATTATCAAGAATTCGCGTGGACTAGTGTACAAAGTCGAAAATGGCCAACGGTTTTTTCTGTTGACGCAAGAGCTCGATGGCATCTACACGCTTCCGGGAGGCTGTAAGGATCTCGACGATGTCGACTCGCTGTCCGCCATGCAGCGTGAAATAAAGGAAGAATTAAACTTGAATACAACAGATTACGAAATACGTGGCTCGGATATCCAAAAGACATATCAGAATGTATATCCCGATCCCACCTCGGAAAGGTTCGGCAAGGACACAATCATTTGTTTGTTTCTTATTCAGTGTATTGATTCACAGTCAATCAAGTTATCAGATGATATAAAAAGTTTCCAGTGGTTTAATGAAATAGATGCTTTAAAGTCGTTAACCACAAACCACATGAAGGAAATGTTTCGGCTCGGTATGGAGTTATTGCAGAAATAA
- a CDS encoding methyltransferase domain-containing protein, with protein MDNSIKAVHVYDRIANAYADVFSEPSENIDEFLELLPTKSKILDVGCGNGVDCIYVKNKGYDVVGVDMSEKMLDIARSKYPEIDFRLGDMRKLEFDKNEFDGIIAACSLIHIPKRDIPSTLNQFAGFLKHGGAVYILLQSGKSEELFVNEPFKPDEKLFVNVISSDEIERLLQDAGFEIVHKHERKSLIEKELDFIHLIVIARYIGVH; from the coding sequence ATGGACAATAGTATAAAAGCGGTTCATGTATATGACCGGATAGCTAACGCGTACGCCGACGTGTTTTCGGAACCTTCCGAAAATATCGATGAGTTTTTGGAACTTTTACCAACCAAAAGCAAGATTTTGGACGTCGGCTGCGGTAACGGAGTTGATTGTATTTACGTAAAAAACAAAGGTTATGACGTTGTCGGCGTCGATATGTCAGAAAAAATGCTTGATATCGCTAGAAGCAAATATCCTGAGATCGATTTTCGTCTGGGTGACATGAGAAAACTTGAGTTCGACAAGAATGAATTCGATGGAATTATTGCAGCTTGTTCGCTGATTCACATACCTAAGCGGGACATTCCAAGTACATTGAATCAGTTTGCAGGATTTCTTAAACATGGCGGCGCAGTATACATTCTGTTACAATCTGGAAAATCTGAAGAATTGTTCGTAAATGAACCTTTCAAACCCGATGAAAAGTTGTTTGTGAATGTCATTTCGTCGGACGAAATCGAACGGTTGCTCCAAGACGCTGGTTTCGAGATAGTACATAAACACGAACGTAAATCTTTAATAGAGAAGGAGCTCGACTTTATTCATTTGATCGTGATTGCTCGATATATAGGCGTCCATTAA